The following proteins are encoded in a genomic region of Corylus avellana chromosome ca4, CavTom2PMs-1.0:
- the LOC132180109 gene encoding chromatin modification-related protein eaf6 → MESDGRRGSTNPTAMLQSLLGRREKLQEELSNIEKQVFELETSYLQDSSNFGNALKGFEGFLSSSKSTTNLKRSRKFQPEDRIFSLSSVTSPTAEELGLGRDDGRSDFGPGRSKGGGLPTNGQAKPKKGRTASRDAKRIRPSSEQDFDDEDDPDLSLR, encoded by the exons ATGGAATCTGATG GGCGAAGAGGTTCCACAAATCCCACGGCCATGCTCCAATCTCTCTTGGGCAGGAGAGAAAAGCTTCAAGAAGAACTCAGTAACATCGAAAAGCAG GTTTTTGAGTTAGAGACGAGCTATTTGCAAGATTCAAGCAATTTCGGGAATGCCTTGAAAGGTTTTGAAGGGTTTCTTTCTTCATCCAAGAGCACAACAAA CTTAAAGAGGTCCAGGAAATTCCAGCCTGAAGATAGAATCTTCTCATTGTCTTCAGTTACCTCACCTACA gCTGAAGAACTTGGACTTGGACGCGATG ATGGAAGATCTGATTTTGGTCCAGGTCGGTCTAAGGGTGGAGGCTTACCCACCAATGGGCA GGCAAAACCAAAGAAGGGAAGAACAGCGTCCAGAGATGCAAAGAGAATAAGGCCATCAAGTGAACAAGAttttgatgatgaagatgatccTGATTTGAGCTTGAGATGA